DNA sequence from the Sporichthya brevicatena genome:
CCTCGCCGCGGGGGACAGTGAAGGTTGCACCAGGGAGGGACACATGCGGGGACTGCGAGGGGCCGCCGGTGCGGTCGGGCTGGTCCTGCTGATCGGTGCCGCCGGCACGACCGCCCCGGGGACGGCGCTGGCCGGCGCCCCGGCGCTGCCACCGGTCGCCGACGTGCTCCCCGATGTGGTGCCCGATGTGGTGCCCGATGTCGTGCCCGAGGAACTCCCCGACGTCACCCGCTACCCGTTGGCCGCGGACGTGGCCGACACGGTCGCGGCCTGGGGGCGGACCGCCACCGGCGCCGCGCAGTTGCGGACGTCCGCGACCGCCCCCGGGGCGCTGGAGGTCGGGACGAAGCGCCTGTGGCCGGCGCTCGACCAGGTGAAGCAGACCGTGTACGTGAAGGAGTACACGCTGCGCGGGGTCGGCAAGAACATCGAGGTCTGGGTCGCGAGCGGCGTCGGGCCCGACAACGTCGTCGGCACGGACTTCCCGCCGGGGGACTGCCGGGCGAAGGTGCCGGGCAGCACGCAGGTGACCGATGCGCAGGTGCGCGACCTGATTCACCAGTACGAGGACGTCATGCTCCCGCGGGAGTCGAAGGCGTTCAGCGTCGCGCCGCGGCGCAACGGGGCCGGTGCGTCGCAGGTCGGTCCGACCGCGGGGCTCGACTTCTCCGGCGACGGGCACAAGGTCGTCACCCTCGTCGACAACGTGCGGGACCCCAACTTCTACGACTTCCCGACGAACCAGACGTACGTCGCGGGCTTCTTCTCCCGACAGTTCAACGAACTGACGGACCGCAACATCATGACGATCGACGCCTACGACTGGGCGCACCGGACGGGCCGCAACCCCAAGCACGAACCGGCCGACGACGTCTGCGTCAGCCGCCCGTCGCGGCCGCTGCTGTACGAGGGGATCTTCGCGCACGAGTACCAGCACCTGCTGCAGTACTACGTGGACCCGGCCGAGGTGAACTTCATCAACGAGGGCCTGTCCGACTACGCCCTCACCGTCACGGGCTACGGCCAGCCGCACCGGTCGGTGTTCCAGCACCGGTACGAGAGCCACATCATCTGCTACCAGGGCTTCGGCACGGTCACGACGAAGTACCAGCCCAACGCGCGGCCGTGCGGCGGTCCGCAGAACTCCCTGACGATCTGGGGTGACGAGGGCACCGGCGCCGAGATCCTCGCCGACTACGGGATCGCGTGGTCGTTCCTGCTGTTCCTGCGCGACCGCTACGGCGCGAAGATCCTCGAGGAGATCCACCGCGACGGTGAGCGCCAGGGCCTCGACAGCGTCGCCCACGCTCTCAAGAAGTACGCCGAAAGCACGAAGCTCGCCGACGTCCTGCACGACTTCCAGGTGATGACGCTCGTCGACCGCGCCGTCGGCGGCAAGGACGGACGGGTCGAGGGCATCGCGAAGAGCCGCGTGACATCGTCGAGCCTGCAGTCCTACATCAACCTGCTGAACCCGGCGGGCTACGCGGCGCCGGGGGTCGCGCCCAACGGCGCTGACTTCGTGCCGCTGCGGGGGACCGGGGCGGGGCTGCTCAGCGGCGCGGACCTGAACTCGCTCGCGTTCACCGGCCGGAAGGTGCTCGACCCGGAGCCGATGCTGTGGTCGGTCGTGCCGCGCGTCCCGCTGTTGCCGACGATCTCGTTCCCGCAGCAGCAGGGCCTCCCGGCGCTGCCGGACATTGCGCCGCCGGAGCTCCCGCCGAGCGACCTGGACAACCCGGCGCTGTTCTCCGGCAACACGGGCCGCACCGACGCCACCGCGGTGTTCCGGGCCAAGGTGCCCGTCGACGCCCCGACGCTGAGCTACCTCACCAGCTACAACCTGGAGAACGGTTTCGACTACGGGTACACCGTCATCTCCACCGACGGCGGTGCGACGTACCGCTCGCTCTCGAACTCCGCCACGGTCCAGACGAGCGCACCCGCGCCGCCCGGCAACGCCCTCACCGGTGCCTCGGGCGTGCCGCAGACCCTGACCTTCGACCTCTCCGAGTACGCCGGCCAGGACGTCATCCTCGGGTTCCGCTACCTCTCGGACCCGCTGGTGAACGCCGGCGGCTGGTACATCGACGACGTCAAGGTCGGCAACACCCTGATCAGCGACGGGACCTCGACCGCGCCGTTCCAGACGTTCACCCAGATCCGTCCCCGGCCGGTGAACCCGTTCACGGTCACCCTCGTCGGTCTCGACGAGGCCGGTCACCGCGCCCGCGTCCTCCGCCTGAACCCGACCTACCGGGCCGAGCTGACCCGTCGTCAGCTCCGAGGGTTCCGCAGCTACCCCGTCCTCGTCGCGATCATCTCCTGCGACGACTTCACCGAGACCCAGACCGCCCACGCCCCCTACGACCTCAAGGCCAACGGCATCACCCAGCTCGGCGGCCGCTGAGAGGGCCCGCGCCGCTCTCTTGGTTGCTCATTATTGAGCGGAGCGCTGCCTGTAATACCCGGACGACCCGATCTGAGCCCGTTCGCCGCCCGAATCTGGCACTGCGCGCATCAGAGAGGTCGCCGGCCTGACGCCCAATCCTGACGCGTTGCCGCTCGGGCCCCGGCGAGCGAGTTCGGGCCCCTGTGGATAACTTCCGAGGCCTCGGCGAAATCGTGGCAATCTACGCGCCCATGCGGGGGATTTCTGAGGGAACCGGACCGTTCACGCTGGCCCATGCGCTCGCCGCGGGTCACACCCGGGCCGACGTTCGGGCGCTCACCCGGTCGGGGCAGTGGATCCGGCTGCGCCGGAACGTCTACGTCACCGCGACGGACCGCGCCGTGGCGGCGACGTCGCCGGAGACGCTGCACGCGCAGGACACACGGGCCGTCCAACTTGCTCTGAGCCGGCGTCAGGTCGTTGGAGCCGACACGTCGGCGGTGCGAATCTTCGGCCTCGACCTGCGCCGTCAACCGGGCGACGAGGTCGTGCTGTTGACGGACGACGAGGGCGTCGCCAGCACCCATCGGGACGGCTATTTCCTACGCGTCGCATCCCTGCCGTCCGAGCAGGTGACGACGTGCCATGGAACCCCGGTCACGTCTCCGGCACGGACTTTGCTCGATGTGGCAGCGAACCACGGGTTCGAGGACGGCGTGGTCGCAGCCGAATCTGCGTACCGCAAGAAGCTGATCACGCCGGAGGAGTTCGGAGCGGTGGTCGCGGCCGGCGCCGGTCGACCTGGTATCCACGTGGCGCGAGACGTCCATGAGTTCGCGTGCCCGCTGACCGAGTCGGTGCTGGAGAGCGTCTCGCGAATCTCTTTCCGTGAAGCCGGTATCCGCATGCCGCTGAGCCAGGTGTACCTGATCAAGGACTACCCGCGTATTCGGGTCGACTTCTACTGGCCGTCGCTGCGACTGGTCGGGGAGGCCGACGGTATGGCCAAGTACGGCATGCGTGGTCGTGAACCGATGGAGGAACTCCGTCTGCAGTGGGAGCGCGAACAGCGTCTCCGCGACGCCGGCTACGACATCGTCCGATGGGACTGGCGCATCGCCTGCAGCCCGCGGCTGCTGGCGGCGCGGGTCCTTCCGGCGATGGCGCGGGCCGAGGCACGCCTTCAGGGCCGCACCGGCTGATCGAGCGGACGGCGCATCTCTAATACGCGGACGACCAATTTCCGGCCCGCCAACGGACGATCTGTGGTCGCCGGCGCATCAGAGGCAACACTCCGCTCAGTAATGAGCGGGGAGGGGCGGGGCGGCGGGTCAGGAGGCGGCGCGGGCGACCTGCTGGCGCCACCAGGCCTGGCCGGCGGCGGGGAGGGAGTGGATCGGGTCGTAGTACGGGTAGACGCGGGAGATCGCGGCGGTGTCGTCGGACTCGATCGAGGTCCGGTAGTTCTTCGTCCAGTGCGAGATGCCGCGGACCTGGTCGTACGACTCGACCTGGTGGACCCACCGCTTCCCGACGTACGGGACGTCGGCGACGATGCGCGGGGTCGCAAACCCGGGGAGGTAGCCCATGATCCCGTGCTGGAGCGCCTGGGCCTGGGCGAGGGAGAGCCGCCAGTGCTCGGAGTTCGGGATCATGTCGCACTGGTAGAAGTAGTACGGCGTGATCGCGGCGCCGTCGAGGAGTGCGAAGCACAGGTCGAGCAGCGCCGGCACCGAGTCGTTGACGCCGCGCAGCAGGACGCCCTGGTTCCGGACGTCACGGACTCCGGCGTCGAGCATCGCCCCGGCGGCGCGCGCCACCATGGGGGTGACCGAGGCGGCGCTGTTCGCGTGCGTGTGGACCGCCAGGCCGACCCCGCGTCGCCGCGCGACGCGAGCCAGGCGCTCCATCCCCGCCCTGACCTCGTCGGCGAGCCAGTGCTGGGGGAGTCCGACGAGCCCCTTCGAGGCGAGGCGGATGTCGCGAACGTTCTCGATCTCGAGGAGTGCGCCGACGAACGACTCCACCCGCGGCCAGGGCACGTTGGCCACGTCGCCGCCGGAGACGACGACGTCACGGACGCCGGGAGTGGCCCGCAGGTAGTCGAGCATCCGGTCGTGCCGGTCGGCAGGCTTGAGCTCGAAGCGGTGCTTGTCGACGGCCGGCGTCGAGTTGCCGACCAGGTCCATGCGGGTGCAGTGGCCGCAGTACTGCGGGCACGTGTTGGTGAGCTCGGCCAGCACCTTGGTCGGGTAACGGTGCGTCAGACCCTCGACGGCCCACATCTCCGCCTCGTGGAGGGAGTCGCGGGTCGAGTAGGGGTGGCTGGGCCACTCCGGGTCGCGGTCGGACGCGACGGGCAGCATGTAGCGGCGAACGGGGTCCGCGTAGAACGCGTCCGTCAATGAGCCGGGGCCGCCCGGGACGTGCGTCGCGGCCATGGTGTTGAGCATCTGAGGCGGAATCAGCATCGACATCGTCGCGTGCCGCTCCTGGTCGGCGACGAGGTCGGCGTAGAACCGCTCGTCGACCAGGTCACCGAGGACCGCCCGCAGTTGCGCCACGTTCTTCACGCAGTGGGCGCGCTGCCACTGCGCGGACTCCCACTCGGCCGCGGTCACCCCGCGCCAGCCCGGGAACCGCGTCCAGTCGGGCTCGACGAGGACAGCCCGCTGGTACAGGTACGGCTGGACCATGGGTGCCCTCCACACGGCAGAGACGGGCAAATCTACTGCCCTAAGGTGTTTCGACAGGAGAAAGTATAGGTCAGAGCGCGATTCGAGACAGGAATTCCTGTCCTCTGGCTATGCTGGGACGAAAGATCTTCCCGTCGAGTCGGATCGGAGCGGCCGTGCGTGGGACCGGGCATCCGCTGGGGCTGCACCGGGTCGTCGACCCCGTGGGTGCGCTCCCGCAGGCCGCCTGGCGTCTCGACGCCGGCGCCGAGCTGTTCTCCGACGAGGTTCGCATCGACGTCGAGCGGCTCAACCTGGACGCCGCCTCCTTCCGGCAGCTGTCCGAGGCTCACGGCGGCGACGGAGCGGCTGTGCGTGCGGAGGTGCTCGAGATCGTCGAGAGCCGGGGCAAGATGCACAACCCGGTCACGGGCTCCGGCGGCATGCTCATCGGCCGCGTCGCCGAGGTCGGCCCGGACAGCCCACTCGGTCTGCGTGCCGGTGACCGCGTCGCCACGCTCGTCTCGCTCACCCTGACCCCGCTGGCCCTCACCGACGGACTGGCGCAATGGGACGGTCGCGGCGAGCAGGTCCCCGCCGCCGGCTACGCAATCCTGTTCGGCCGTTCCATCGCGGCCGTCCTCCCCATCGACCTGCCGGCCGAGACCGCGCTCGCCGTGCTCGACGTCTGTGGCGCCCCGGCCCTCACGGCCCGGGTCGTACGGGAACGCGGGGCGCACGCCGTCGCAGTCCTCGGCGCCGCCGGCAAGAGCGGCTCCCTCGCCCTCGCCGCGGCCAGGGCGAACGGGGCCCGACGGCGCATCGGTCTGGTGCGCGACGAGGACGAGGCCGCCGCGCTGCGCGCCACCGACCTCGCCACCGACGTCGCCGTCGTCGACGCCCGCAACCCGGTCGCCGTCCTCGACGCGGTGTCCTCCCGCGGCGGGCCGGCCGACGTCACCGTCGTCTGTGTGGACGTCCCCGGCGCCGAGGGCGGAGCCATCCTCGCCACGCGCGACCGCGGCACGGTCGTCTTCTTCTCGATGGCGACGTCGTTCTCCGCCGCCGCGCTCGGCGCGGAGGGCCTCGCCGCCGACGTCGAGATGCTCGTCGGCACCGGCTACACACCCGGGCACGCCGAGCTCGCCCTCGACCTGTTCCGACGTGAGCCGGGCGTCCGTGCGCTCTTCGCCCGGCGCCTCGACACCACCCCGACGACGCAGGAGGCGGTCGCGTGAAGCTCGACCTCGATCCCGACCTGGCGGCTCGAGCCCGCGCACTCGCCCGGGCGGCGGGGGAGCCGATCGTCGATCTCGCCCGCGCCCACACGACCACCTCGGTCGAGCGTGCGGTGCTCCGGCTCGCCGGGCTGAACGGCGCCGACCCCGACGGCCGGCCGTGGGCCAACCACGTGGTCGACACGGTGCGCGACCAGGTCGGACTCGAGCACGGCGTCGCGCTGCCGGTGTGGGACGCGCTGCGTGAGCACGGGGACCTGCACGCCCTGGCCGGCGCCGTGGTCCGGGGCGAGGTCCGCTTCCGGGTTCCCACCGGCACGGCCGCCCGCGAGGCCCGCAGCGCGGCCCGCGTCGCGGCCGCCGGCGGCGTCGCCCGGATCGACGCCCGTCGCCGCGAGCGCGAGGCGTTGATCGAGGAGATCGGCGACGCGCCGCGCCGGCCGTGGATCTACCTGATCGTCGCGACCGGTGACATCTACGAGGACATCCCGCAGGCGCAGGCCGCCGCCCGCGAGGGCGCCGACGTCGTCGCGGTGATCCGCTCGACGGGTCAGTCGCTGCTCGACCACGTCCCCGAGGGCGCGACCCGCGAGGGCTACGCCGGCACCTACGCCACCCAGGAGAACTTCCGCCTGATGCGCGCGGCGCTCGACGACGTTTCCCGCGAGCTCGGCCGCTACGTCCGGCTGACCAACTACGCCTCGGGTCTGTGCATGCCGGAGATCGCGGCGCTCGCCGGGCTCGAGCGGCTGGACATGATGCTCAACGACTCGATGTACGGAATCCTCTTCCGCGACATCAACCCGATCCGCACCTTCACCGACCAGCGGTTCGCGCGCCAGATCCACGCGCGCGCCGGGATCATCATCAACACCGGCGAGGACAACTACCTGACGACGGCGGACGCGGTCGAGGCCGCCCACACCGTGACGGTCAGTCAGTTGCTGAACGAGTACTTCGCCAAGGAGGCCGGTCTCGAGGACTGGCAACTCGGTCTCGGGCACGCCTTCGAGATCAATCCCGCGTTGCCGGACTCGTTCCGTCTCGAACTTGCGCACGCGATGCTCGCCCGAGCCCTGTTCCCGGACGCTCCACTGAAGTGGATGCCCCCGACCAAGCACATGACCGGTGACATCTTCGGCGGTTACCTGCTCGACGGGTTCTTCAACCTGGCCGGGGCGCTCACCGGCCAGGGCATCCTGCTGATCGGGATGATGACCGAGGCGGTCGTGACGCCGTTCCTCTCCGACCGGGACCTGGCGCTCCGTAACGCCCGCTACGTCCTCGACGCGGCGGGGCGCCTCCACGAGGACCTGCAGCTCGCGCCGGACTCGTTCGTCGCGCAGCGCGCCCACACGGTGCTCGGCGAGGCGATCGACCTGCTCGAGCGCATCGGCGCCGAGGGTCTGCTCGCCGCGATCGGCGACGGCACGTTCGGGTTGATGCGTCGTCCGGCGGACCGCGGCAAGGGGCTCGACGGCGTCGCCGAGAAGGCCGAGGACTACTGCAACCCGGTCGCGGAACTGCTGGAACCCGACGTCCGGGAGCGTGCGGCATGACGGAGGGTCAGATGAAGGACACGCGTTTCGTCCGTCCCTACGGTGACACCACGAACGACGGCATGATCCAGGTCTCGTTCACCCTGCCCGTCGCCCACGACGCGCGCGCCGAGGCCGCCGCCCTCCAGCTGGCCGCCAAGATGGGCCTCGACCCGGCAATGGTCGTCCACGCCCGGGGCATGGGCCCGGACTTCACCTTCTTCGTCGTCTACGGCCGGTGCCGGCACGTGGTCGACCTGGCGGAGATCACCGTCGCCGAGCGCGAGTACCCGCTGCTCACGCCGGCCGAGGTCAACGCCGCGATCCGGACGACTCTGCGGCGCAAGCTCGTCGTGGTCGGCGCGTGCATCGGGACCGACGCCCACACCGTCGGCATCGACGCGATCCTGAACATCAAGGGGTTCGCGGGGGAGAAGGGGCTGGAGTACTACCGGGAGATCAAGGTCGTCAACCTCGGGGCACAGGTCGAGATCGACGCCCTCGCCGAGGCGGCGCGAGCCCACGCGGCCGACGCCGTCCTGGTCTCCCAGGTCGTGACCCAGAAGGACGCCCACCTGACCAACACGCGGGCGCTGGTGAGCCGGATGAGTGAACTCTTCCCGGACGGCCGCCGGCCCCTGCTCGTCGTCGGGGGACCGCGTTTCGACCCGGGTGCTGCGGCGGACCTCGGCGTCGACCGGATCTTCACACGCGGCACGACGCCGCGTGAGGTCGCCGGCTACCTCGTCCACGCCCTCGCCTCGGCGAGGATCGCGGCATGAGTGAGCCTCGTCCCACCGCCCCCGCCGGAGCTGTCGTGGGGACCACCGTCACCCACCGCCGGTACGTCTCGCACGCGGAGGCGCACTACGGCGGGTCCCTGCTCGACGGGGCCTACGTCCTCGGCCTCTTCGGGGACGTCGCAACGGAGATGTGCCTGCGTACCGACGGTGACGAGGGTCTCCTGGCCGGGTATTCGAGCATCGCGTTCAAGGCCCCGGTGAAGGCCGGCGACGTCGTCGAGGTCACTGCCACCGTCACCCGCGTCGGCACCCGGAGCCGGACGCTCGACCTACGCGCGTACGTGTGCTGCCGGGCCACGCCCGAGGTGTCGGAGTCGGCCGGCTGCGTCCTCGATCCGCCGCTGCTTGTCGTCGAGGCGGTGGCCGACGTGGTCGTGCCGCCGGCGCGCTGACCGTTCGGCGCATTCCGCGAAATTTCTCTTGTCCTCGCCGATGCGACTGACCTGCGACGTTGCGCATCGCCGCAGGTCATCGCCGGGTTGAGAAGGGGCGATTCGCCCTAGTACGTTTCCCGACGTCCAACGCAGGACGACCAGTGAGGATCGCCGCCGGAACGACGACTCCATGCGCGGGCCGAAAAGGTGGTTGCACCGCCACCGGCGCCAGGTACGCCAGGGTGTTCGGAGATGTCGTGAAGGGGGAACGACCGGCACGGGGTTGGGCCCGAGAGGAGTCTGGAGACCAGTAGACAACGGAGTGCGGGTTCGCAGCCAACGATCACGCGCCCGGTCCGAAGGTTCTCCAGACACCAATCGCGCACGTTCCTGAACCCGACAGTGCGGGGCCGGACCTAACCGTCCGGCCCCGCCGCTGTCTGCACGGCGCGCTCCGCGCGCGAACGCTCGCGCAGCGGCCGCCTCCGCGAAGACCGCCGGGTTCCTCCGGTCGCGTGCTCGCAAGCTCGCGACGCTCTCTCCGTCACCGGCGCCCTTCGCTCCGAGCGGCGGCTTCGCTCGCAGGTGACGGGACGTCACTTCTGGGGGCCTTGGGCTTCCCGCGGCCGGTGAGGGCGCCGAGCCACTCCCGAAGCGCCGCGGCGGGGGTGAGGGGCCCGGGGCGGCGGGTGAGGCCCTGGGTGTGCCGGACCAGCGCCCAGAGCAGGGTGCCGAGGACCAGGGCGGCGGCGAGCCAGCCCAACAGGGCGCCGTTCCCGACGCCGAGCAGCTTGAGTGCCGAGGCGGTCAGCACGATGACCAGCGCCCGCCGGATCACCGCCTGCGAGGCGTGGGACGAGACGCGAGCGCCGACGTAGACGCCGGGGATCGCGCCGAGCAGCACGGAGGAGGCGACCTCGAACTCGAAGTCGCCGAACAGCAGGTGCCCGACGGCGGCCGCGCCGACGAGGGGGACCGCCTGGACCAGGTCCGTGCCGACGATCTCGGCCGCCTTGAGCCCGGGGTACAGGAACAGCAGCGCGACGATGATCAGCGAGCCCGAGCCCACCGACGTCATGCCGACGACGACACCGCCGACCACGCCGATCAGCAGCGTCGGGATCGGGCGGATCACCACCGGTGGCGGGGTGTGGTCCGCGGTGCGGGCCTTGGTCCGGATCGTCTGCAGGGACTTGAGCACGATCCCGGCGGCCGCGAGGAGCAGCGCCCAGCCCAGCGCGTGCTTCACGAACGACTGCAGGTCGGCGTCCTCACCGCCGAGGGCGCGCAGGAGCAGCACGCCGCCGAACGCGGCCGGCACCGAGCCGAGCGCGAGCCAGGTCACGAGCGGGACGTTCACCGTCCCGCGCCGGGCGTGGACCGCGCCGCCGATCGGCTTCATCACCAGCGAGACGACGAGGTCGCTGGACACGGCCGTCAGCGGGTTGACGTTGAAGAAGATGACCAGGACCGGCGTCATCAGCGCGCCGCCGCCCATGCCGGTGAGACCGACGATGAACCCGACGAAGAGACCGGCCAGGGCCATCATCGGGTCGAGGTCCATGACAGCCCCCTCCCCGAATCCCCGCGCCGGCACGCCGAAAAGCCCTGATTGTCACTGAGGTTAGTTCAGTCAGGGTGACGGTCGGGGCAGAACCCGCGGGTCAGGTGTGGGGGAGTCCGGCCGCCTTCCAGGCGGCGAACCCGCCGATGACGTCGGTGGCGCGCAGGCCGAGGTCCTGCAGGCTCGCGGCCGCCAGGCTGGAGGTGTAGCCCTCCGAACAGATGACGACGACGTGCAGGTCGTACGAGGCGATCGGCAGTCGCGCGTCGCTCCGGGGGTCGAAGCGCCACTCGAGCACGTTGCGCTCGACGACCAGGGCGCCGGGCACGGAGCCCTCGACGGCGCGCTGCGCCGCGGGCCGGATGTCGACCAGGACGGCGCCCTCGGCGATCGCGCGGCGAGCCAGCTCGGGGTCGAGGCGGCGCAGGCGACGGCGTGCCGCCGCGAGGATCTCGTCGATCGACCGTGCACCCGGCGGCGCCGTCGGTCCGGCGCTCAGGATGCTGATCGCGCTCACCAGTCCGCCCCCGCCCGCTCGGTCGACAGCGGCACCAGGCGTCCCTCGACGAGCGCGTACCGGGTCATCGACTCCAGCCGCGGCGCGTAGACGTGCAGGCTGACCGCCGGCGCGTCCGCATCGTTGCGGACGCGGTGGACGTGGTCGGACCCGAACGCCCGCAGGTCCCCACCCCGCAGGCGCCGGGTCCGGCCCGGCCGGAACGCCCGCCCCAGGCGTCCGGTGCCCCCCGGCGTCCACTCCGACAGCACTCCACGCAACGGCAGCAGGGCCCCCGCCGAGCCGCCGTGGTCGTGGATGTCGGTGCCCTGGCCCGGTAACCAGGTGAGCAGCCACGCCTCCCAGTCGGCCTCCGCGGCGATCCGGGTGTGCACCCGCGCCGCCGGGTCGAACCGCACCGCGGGCCGCCAGAGTGCCGGCTGGGCCGCGAGTGCGAGAGCGATCCGGGCCGGGCTGCCCGCCGTCGTGATGGTCGAGCGCCCGGCCCGCGGTTCGGAGAGGGTTTGCGTGCTCACTCCTCGACGGTGCCAGCGGAGGCGCCCGAAAACAAGTAACCCGACCGAATAACTTTGGTATGCCGCGTCACGTGACGGCGGGGGAGCAGGGTGCGTTGTACCGTGCAATCCGGTTCCGCGCGGCGCTTGGAGGAGGTCCGGTGCGACCTCGTCTGTCCCTGGCGGTCCTCGCCGGGATCGCGCTCGCGCTCGCGTTCCCGCCGTACGACCTGTGGCCGCTGGCGTTCCCAGCCGTCGCCGCGCTCAGCCTGCTCGTCCGGGACCTGACTCCGAAGCGCGCCGCGGCGGTCGGCTACGTCTACGCGCTCGCGTTCTTCCTGACGTTGATCCGCTGGCTGCACGTCATCGGCTGGGACGCGATGATCGTGCTCTCGCTGCTCGAGTCGGCCTTCTACGCGCCGGCCGCGATCGCGATGGCCTGGAGCTACCGCTACCGCGCCTGGCCGCTGATCCACGCCGGACTCTGGGTGCTCGTCGAGGCCCTGCGTTCGCGCCAACCGCTCGGGGGTTTTCCCTGGGGCAAGCTCGCGTTCGGGGTGGTCGACTCCCCGCTCGCCGCGCTCGCGTCGATCGGCGGCAGTCCGCTCGTCAGCGCCGGCGTCGCCGC
Encoded proteins:
- a CDS encoding L-erythro-3,5-diaminohexanoate dehydrogenase gives rise to the protein MLGRKIFPSSRIGAAVRGTGHPLGLHRVVDPVGALPQAAWRLDAGAELFSDEVRIDVERLNLDAASFRQLSEAHGGDGAAVRAEVLEIVESRGKMHNPVTGSGGMLIGRVAEVGPDSPLGLRAGDRVATLVSLTLTPLALTDGLAQWDGRGEQVPAAGYAILFGRSIAAVLPIDLPAETALAVLDVCGAPALTARVVRERGAHAVAVLGAAGKSGSLALAAARANGARRRIGLVRDEDEAAALRATDLATDVAVVDARNPVAVLDAVSSRGGPADVTVVCVDVPGAEGGAILATRDRGTVVFFSMATSFSAAALGAEGLAADVEMLVGTGYTPGHAELALDLFRREPGVRALFARRLDTTPTTQEAVA
- a CDS encoding peptidase M6 immune inhibitor A gives rise to the protein MRGLRGAAGAVGLVLLIGAAGTTAPGTALAGAPALPPVADVLPDVVPDVVPDVVPEELPDVTRYPLAADVADTVAAWGRTATGAAQLRTSATAPGALEVGTKRLWPALDQVKQTVYVKEYTLRGVGKNIEVWVASGVGPDNVVGTDFPPGDCRAKVPGSTQVTDAQVRDLIHQYEDVMLPRESKAFSVAPRRNGAGASQVGPTAGLDFSGDGHKVVTLVDNVRDPNFYDFPTNQTYVAGFFSRQFNELTDRNIMTIDAYDWAHRTGRNPKHEPADDVCVSRPSRPLLYEGIFAHEYQHLLQYYVDPAEVNFINEGLSDYALTVTGYGQPHRSVFQHRYESHIICYQGFGTVTTKYQPNARPCGGPQNSLTIWGDEGTGAEILADYGIAWSFLLFLRDRYGAKILEEIHRDGERQGLDSVAHALKKYAESTKLADVLHDFQVMTLVDRAVGGKDGRVEGIAKSRVTSSSLQSYINLLNPAGYAAPGVAPNGADFVPLRGTGAGLLSGADLNSLAFTGRKVLDPEPMLWSVVPRVPLLPTISFPQQQGLPALPDIAPPELPPSDLDNPALFSGNTGRTDATAVFRAKVPVDAPTLSYLTSYNLENGFDYGYTVISTDGGATYRSLSNSATVQTSAPAPPGNALTGASGVPQTLTFDLSEYAGQDVILGFRYLSDPLVNAGGWYIDDVKVGNTLISDGTSTAPFQTFTQIRPRPVNPFTVTLVGLDEAGHRARVLRLNPTYRAELTRRQLRGFRSYPVLVAIISCDDFTETQTAHAPYDLKANGITQLGGR
- a CDS encoding type IV toxin-antitoxin system AbiEi family antitoxin domain-containing protein, translating into MAIYAPMRGISEGTGPFTLAHALAAGHTRADVRALTRSGQWIRLRRNVYVTATDRAVAATSPETLHAQDTRAVQLALSRRQVVGADTSAVRIFGLDLRRQPGDEVVLLTDDEGVASTHRDGYFLRVASLPSEQVTTCHGTPVTSPARTLLDVAANHGFEDGVVAAESAYRKKLITPEEFGAVVAAGAGRPGIHVARDVHEFACPLTESVLESVSRISFREAGIRMPLSQVYLIKDYPRIRVDFYWPSLRLVGEADGMAKYGMRGREPMEELRLQWEREQRLRDAGYDIVRWDWRIACSPRLLAARVLPAMARAEARLQGRTG
- a CDS encoding lysine 5,6-aminomutase subunit alpha, which gives rise to MKLDLDPDLAARARALARAAGEPIVDLARAHTTTSVERAVLRLAGLNGADPDGRPWANHVVDTVRDQVGLEHGVALPVWDALREHGDLHALAGAVVRGEVRFRVPTGTAAREARSAARVAAAGGVARIDARRREREALIEEIGDAPRRPWIYLIVATGDIYEDIPQAQAAAREGADVVAVIRSTGQSLLDHVPEGATREGYAGTYATQENFRLMRAALDDVSRELGRYVRLTNYASGLCMPEIAALAGLERLDMMLNDSMYGILFRDINPIRTFTDQRFARQIHARAGIIINTGEDNYLTTADAVEAAHTVTVSQLLNEYFAKEAGLEDWQLGLGHAFEINPALPDSFRLELAHAMLARALFPDAPLKWMPPTKHMTGDIFGGYLLDGFFNLAGALTGQGILLIGMMTEAVVTPFLSDRDLALRNARYVLDAAGRLHEDLQLAPDSFVAQRAHTVLGEAIDLLERIGAEGLLAAIGDGTFGLMRRPADRGKGLDGVAEKAEDYCNPVAELLEPDVRERAA
- a CDS encoding hotdog domain-containing protein, with product MSEPRPTAPAGAVVGTTVTHRRYVSHAEAHYGGSLLDGAYVLGLFGDVATEMCLRTDGDEGLLAGYSSIAFKAPVKAGDVVEVTATVTRVGTRSRTLDLRAYVCCRATPEVSESAGCVLDPPLLVVEAVADVVVPPAR
- a CDS encoding lysine 2,3-aminomutase — protein: MVQPYLYQRAVLVEPDWTRFPGWRGVTAAEWESAQWQRAHCVKNVAQLRAVLGDLVDERFYADLVADQERHATMSMLIPPQMLNTMAATHVPGGPGSLTDAFYADPVRRYMLPVASDRDPEWPSHPYSTRDSLHEAEMWAVEGLTHRYPTKVLAELTNTCPQYCGHCTRMDLVGNSTPAVDKHRFELKPADRHDRMLDYLRATPGVRDVVVSGGDVANVPWPRVESFVGALLEIENVRDIRLASKGLVGLPQHWLADEVRAGMERLARVARRRGVGLAVHTHANSAASVTPMVARAAGAMLDAGVRDVRNQGVLLRGVNDSVPALLDLCFALLDGAAITPYYFYQCDMIPNSEHWRLSLAQAQALQHGIMGYLPGFATPRIVADVPYVGKRWVHQVESYDQVRGISHWTKNYRTSIESDDTAAISRVYPYYDPIHSLPAAGQAWWRQQVARAAS
- a CDS encoding OAM dimerization domain-containing protein is translated as MKDTRFVRPYGDTTNDGMIQVSFTLPVAHDARAEAAALQLAAKMGLDPAMVVHARGMGPDFTFFVVYGRCRHVVDLAEITVAEREYPLLTPAEVNAAIRTTLRRKLVVVGACIGTDAHTVGIDAILNIKGFAGEKGLEYYREIKVVNLGAQVEIDALAEAARAHAADAVLVSQVVTQKDAHLTNTRALVSRMSELFPDGRRPLLVVGGPRFDPGAAADLGVDRIFTRGTTPREVAGYLVHALASARIAA
- a CDS encoding sulfite exporter TauE/SafE family protein, whose protein sequence is MDLDPMMALAGLFVGFIVGLTGMGGGALMTPVLVIFFNVNPLTAVSSDLVVSLVMKPIGGAVHARRGTVNVPLVTWLALGSVPAAFGGVLLLRALGGEDADLQSFVKHALGWALLLAAAGIVLKSLQTIRTKARTADHTPPPVVIRPIPTLLIGVVGGVVVGMTSVGSGSLIIVALLFLYPGLKAAEIVGTDLVQAVPLVGAAAVGHLLFGDFEFEVASSVLLGAIPGVYVGARVSSHASQAVIRRALVIVLTASALKLLGVGNGALLGWLAAALVLGTLLWALVRHTQGLTRRPGPLTPAAALREWLGALTGRGKPKAPRSDVPSPASEAAARSEGRR